The genomic stretch GTGTTCGAGCACCTCTTCAAGGAGCGCGGATACTTCACCGACCTGGACAATTGGTACGGCCCCGGCGGGAACGTGCATTCCCTGCTCATCGACACAACGATCGACAAACTCGCCATAATCAATTCGGTGCAGAACTTGGCCGAGATCCCCTCTGGATCGAACGCGAACTTGACGTTCGCGTTCGACACCTTCATCTCTCTGACGGCGATCGCCTTGGCGGCGACGGTGCCCCCGCCCTTCGGAGCCATTGTCGGAGGCCTCATAAACCTGAGCTGGAGGCTCTACAACACCGCCACCGGTGGGGCGAACGGCACCCTGAACACCACCTTCGCCACACTGGACGACGACCTCAGCACCACCTTCGACGCCCTCGAGAAGCAGCGGGAAGACACCCAGAACGCCATCGCCAGCAACTGGGGCAAGCTCAAGACCTTCGCGGGGCTGATTTCTACAGGCACGCTCGTCTGGCCGGAAGACACCTCCCAGGTGGTGGCCACTGCCAAAAAGCAGTTCGAGATCTCCGTCTGGAAGACCGTCGCGAACGCCAACTGGCGCATCACGGGCACTGGGAGCTACGGCAGAAGTTTAGATGACGAGGTAGAGGACGCGCGCTTACGCCTACTAAACTCCCCGTGGGATTACATCACCCTGGCCTATGCCTGGGTCTATATGAACGATTATCCAAAAGGGTGGCAACCGGGGTTTTTGAACGACCATTGTTATCTATACAAAGCCCCGTCGGACTTAGTTGCCAAGCGCCTGTTCGACGACCTGGGCATAGACATGACGGACTTTTATCTCAGCAGAAACGGCTGGGCCATCCCGGGCAATTTGGGCTGAGAAATGGTGACCACGTAGTGCTCTAAAGCGTATCAAGGACAAAACGATGAACACCGAAGGAGTTACCTGGTGGATATGAAACTCTCGAGCTTACCGTGCGCCATCATCCCTGTGGTTGTCGGGTTGATGCTAGCGTCCTCTTTGGCATACGCACAAAACGAGGTGACACCCCAGCAGGTGCAGACGGCCGTCAGTAGCCTGGATAAGCTCGCGGCGCAGGCCGTGGGGGAGGGTCAGGTGCCGGGCCTCGCCATCGCCGTTGTTCATAACGATCAGGTGGTCTACCTCAAGGGCTTCGGCGTTCGGGAAGTGGGTATGCCTGAGGCGGTGGACGCCGACACCGTCTTCCAGCTCGCCTCGATGTCCAAGCCCATTGCCTCGACGGTCGTCGCCGCTATTGTGAGCAGCGGCGCCGCCTCCTGGGATGACCCCGTCATCGTGCACGACCCCGAATTCCGCCTCAAGGACTCATGGGTCACGGGCCAGGTGACGATCCGCGACTTCTTCGCCCACCGCAGCGGCCTGCCCGGCAATGCGGGCGAGGACCTCGAGGGCGTGGGCTACGAACGGGACGAGATCCTGCGCCGCCTGCGCTACGTCGAGCCGGCCAGCAGCCTGCGCTCGAGCTACGCCTACTCCAACATCGGCATGACCGAAGGGGCGATAGCCGCCGCCAAGGCGGTCGGCAAGTCGTGGGAGGCGGCGGCCGCCGAACTGCTCTACCGGCCGCTCGGGATGAGCTCCACGAGCTCTCGCTTCGTGGATTACGCCGCTGCCACGAACCGCGCCCTCCCTCATGTGAAAGAGGGCAACGGCTGGGCGGCCCGGTTCACCCGCCAGCCCGACGCTCAGTCCCCGTCGGCCGGGGTGAGCTCCAGCGTGCGCGACCTGACCCAGTGGATGCGCCTGCAACTGGGTGAAGGCATGCTGGGCACCAGGCAGGTGATCGGGGCCGCCGCCCTGGCCGATACGCACCGCCCTCAGATTGCCAAGGGCGCGAATTGGGTGACCGAGGCCCCTACCTTCTACGGGCTGGGCTGGGACGTGGAATACGATCAGGGGGGGCTGGAGTTCTGGAGTCATGCGGGCGCCTTCGACCGCGGCGCCCGCACCTTCGTCAGCCTGCTCCCGCCCGAGGGGCTCGGCATCGTCGTCCTGTCAAACGCCTTTCCCACCGGGGTGCCGGAGGGGCTGGTCGCCAGCTTCTACGACCTGGCGTTGAACGGGAAGCTGAGCCGCGACTGGGTCTCCTTGTGGAACACCGCCTACCAGACGCGGTGGGAC from Deinococcota bacterium encodes the following:
- a CDS encoding serine hydrolase, translating into MAYAQNEVTPQQVQTAVSSLDKLAAQAVGEGQVPGLAIAVVHNDQVVYLKGFGVREVGMPEAVDADTVFQLASMSKPIASTVVAAIVSSGAASWDDPVIVHDPEFRLKDSWVTGQVTIRDFFAHRSGLPGNAGEDLEGVGYERDEILRRLRYVEPASSLRSSYAYSNIGMTEGAIAAAKAVGKSWEAAAAELLYRPLGMSSTSSRFVDYAAATNRALPHVKEGNGWAARFTRQPDAQSPSAGVSSSVRDLTQWMRLQLGEGMLGTRQVIGAAALADTHRPQIAKGANWVTEAPTFYGLGWDVEYDQGGLEFWSHAGAFDRGARTFVSLLPPEGLGIVVLSNAFPTGVPEGLVASFYDLALNGKLSRDWVSLWNTAYQTRWDSVTAGGNVYARPPAQPSPAMPLSAYVGTYSNDYVGELEVAIGDGGLILRMGPQKKIFILRHFDRDTFTYAQERESLAPLEGLTFTIGPDRQAQRVALEDLTGDGRWTFTRVSPPR